A single genomic interval of Aedes aegypti strain LVP_AGWG chromosome 1, AaegL5.0 Primary Assembly, whole genome shotgun sequence harbors:
- the LOC5567560 gene encoding melanization protease 1 yields the protein MKSCIFLSLCCVLVISRWASSQEIEDCLTGKAHKGKCVSIANCPSLLRIAQSPVISESDKLKLREHVCGNRKVCCRSPLQVTTTSTTTESYSYDDVEESQPTNQPLLPKENDCGLDTASQRIIGGDITDKEQFRWTVALDYKHPRTGGVKCGGSLINTRYVLTAAHCVFRVQKQDLTLRLGEWDIEQNPDCEEEDEEDCNPEVRIVRVSQIIIHPDYKDKTNDIALLRMEQALPNEYTSHILPICMPLSAELMQDVFTNRNVSVVGWGKNEKEIRSRFKMYAELITINNQRCEQALEKPLHDTQMCAQSFTETIRDTCGGDSGGPLQIQIKGTYYLVGIVSHGPPCGKTLLPAVYTRVTSFLDWILENITD from the exons ATGAAATCATGCATATTTTTGAGCTTGTGCTGTGTTTTAGTGATCTCAAGGTGGGCATCATCGCAAGAGATTG AAGACTGTCTAACTGGCAAGGCTCACAAAGGTAAATGCGTTTCAATTGCGAATTGTCCATCGCTGCTTCGGATTGCTCAAAGTCCAGTGATTTCGGAAAGTGACAAATTAAAGCTTAGAGAACATGTTTGTGGCAATCGAAAG GTTTGTTGCCGATCGCCATTGCAAGTTACTACAACTTCCACAACAACTGAATCTTATTCTTATGATGATGTTGAAGAAAGTCAACCAACAAATCAACCGCTGTTACCCAAGGAAAACGATTGTGGCTTGGATACCGCGAGCCAACGAATCATTGGCGGAGATATTACCGATAAGGAACAATTTCGATGGACGGTAGCTTTGGATTACAAGCATCCAAGAACAGGGGGTGTCAAATGCGGAGGATCCCTGATCAACACAAGATATGTTTTAACTGCTGCTCACTGTGTTTTCAGAGTACAGAAACAAGA TCTCACTCTACGTTTAGGCGAATGGGATATCGAACAAAACCCCGATTGCGaggaagaagatgaagaagattGCAATCCGGAAGTGCGAATCGTACGAGTGAGTCAAATAATAATTCACCCAGATTACAAGGACAAGACAAACGACATTGCACTATTGAGAATGGAACAAGCTCTTCCGAATGAGTACACGTCGCATATTTTGCCCATTTGTATGCCGCTGTCGGCTGAACTCATGCAAGATGTTTTCACGAACAGAAATGTAAGCGTAGTTGGTTGGGGGAAAAACGAAAAAG aaataagaAGCCGTTTCAAAATGTACGCTGAACTGATAACTATCAACAATCAACGATGTGAGCAAGCATTAGAGAAGCCACTTCATGACACGCAAATGTGTGCCCAATCTTTCACAGAAACTATTCGTGATACCTGCGGAGGCGATTCCGGAGGTCCTTTACAGATACAGATCAAGGGGACATACTATCTCGTTGGAATTGTCAGTCATGGTCCACCTTGCGGGAAAACTTTACTGCCAGCGGTTTACACCAGAGTGACGTCGTTTTTGGACTGGATTTTAGAGAATATAACTGACTGA